One stretch of Exiguobacterium sp. FSL W8-0210 DNA includes these proteins:
- a CDS encoding pLS20_p028 family conjugation system transmembrane protein has product MGENEVVNKLQEFTDILSLSTLVLDALRSMGWILIRGLAVLIDGLEKVTDSILLTKTFFNNSQVVEFVSTIQPFLYVLLAASFLFTGYLIIFQKKFDREGFLINLFITLLILGLLSPTMTQVSEFSDTAIDFTAQNSDENSSSESISNQILRENIHDLIEYDRNDFSGLESAALNSLPQSHLRNIDINEVFDSNEFRLGSTGEQISQSKLTWNGETMGSSKLDQSGVEWNNQYYYRYQPNWLTIFVTLGIMGFTLFSIAYKLARLSFELAFNYVLAILVAPADLHSGQKTKKVIQSILNTFLVIILIFVSIKLYTIGTAYLAETLDGFAYLIALIAFSVALIDGPNMVERLFGIDAGLKRGWGVALGAYAAGKGVTSVGAHAVSKVARAAQGAPKMPSLHEAATTRVDSNAMPHNGSTLSAADQASQRMDTERQTDPDGVAQENQTASRNQTDQEKPTNPKNDAQPNNGQESELEVHGSPHVNEASGRPSPESIHATNPNSNVERGLDHKTTSSETPRPESIHDHSSSGHSPSPSSSPIEPVTRSIDNASGPGHRHDESVDRNDVTTPTPHEVPPSSGSSSSSSSTMDSSDVSTEKRQGRARRTIHQDTALDIETEVIEQVRESQTHRHSQHQEESRRIYPTSPPKPDYTKKKE; this is encoded by the coding sequence ATGGGTGAAAACGAAGTTGTAAATAAGCTACAAGAGTTCACTGATATCCTTAGTCTCAGTACACTGGTACTGGATGCCCTCCGCTCAATGGGTTGGATTTTAATACGTGGCTTAGCAGTATTGATTGATGGACTTGAAAAAGTGACTGACAGCATACTACTAACGAAAACATTTTTTAATAACTCTCAAGTGGTTGAATTCGTTTCTACGATTCAACCTTTTTTGTACGTTCTTTTAGCTGCTAGCTTCCTATTCACGGGTTATCTCATCATTTTTCAAAAGAAATTTGATCGAGAAGGATTTTTAATCAATCTGTTTATCACGTTGCTCATTCTCGGACTATTATCTCCAACGATGACGCAAGTAAGTGAGTTCAGTGATACCGCGATTGATTTCACAGCTCAAAACTCTGACGAAAACTCTTCCAGTGAATCGATATCAAATCAGATTTTACGAGAAAACATTCATGATTTGATTGAATATGACCGAAACGATTTTTCTGGTTTGGAAAGTGCGGCTTTGAACTCTCTGCCTCAAAGTCATTTACGAAATATTGATATCAACGAGGTATTCGATAGTAATGAGTTTCGCTTGGGAAGTACTGGCGAACAAATCTCTCAGTCCAAACTAACCTGGAATGGTGAAACGATGGGAAGCTCAAAACTCGACCAAAGTGGTGTCGAGTGGAACAACCAGTATTACTACCGCTATCAGCCGAACTGGTTGACCATCTTCGTGACACTCGGGATCATGGGCTTCACGTTGTTCTCGATCGCCTACAAACTGGCGCGTCTGTCGTTCGAGCTTGCCTTCAACTATGTCCTGGCGATTCTCGTCGCACCGGCCGATCTTCACAGTGGTCAAAAGACGAAGAAGGTCATCCAAAGCATTTTGAACACGTTCCTCGTGATTATCCTGATCTTCGTTTCGATTAAACTGTACACGATCGGGACCGCCTATCTGGCGGAGACGTTGGACGGTTTCGCCTATCTGATCGCCCTCATCGCCTTCTCGGTCGCATTGATTGACGGGCCAAACATGGTCGAGCGGCTGTTCGGGATCGATGCCGGACTCAAACGGGGATGGGGTGTCGCCCTCGGCGCCTATGCCGCCGGGAAAGGTGTGACCTCGGTCGGTGCCCACGCGGTCTCAAAGGTCGCGCGTGCCGCACAGGGCGCACCAAAGATGCCCTCACTCCATGAGGCCGCGACGACACGGGTGGATTCAAATGCCATGCCGCATAACGGTTCAACACTTAGTGCAGCGGACCAAGCTTCACAGCGGATGGACACCGAGAGACAAACCGATCCAGATGGTGTCGCTCAGGAGAACCAAACTGCAAGTCGTAATCAGACTGACCAAGAGAAACCGACAAATCCGAAGAACGATGCGCAACCAAACAACGGTCAAGAATCTGAGCTTGAAGTGCATGGGTCTCCACACGTGAACGAAGCGTCGGGCCGCCCGTCTCCCGAATCGATCCATGCGACGAATCCTAATTCGAATGTCGAACGTGGACTCGACCATAAAACAACGTCATCGGAGACACCAAGACCGGAGTCGATTCACGATCATTCAAGTTCTGGTCATTCTCCAAGCCCTAGTTCGTCGCCTATCGAACCGGTCACTCGTTCTATCGATAACGCATCCGGACCAGGCCATCGTCACGATGAATCAGTAGACAGAAATGACGTGACGACACCGACACCTCATGAGGTACCACCTTCAAGCGGCTCATCCTCGTCTTCTTCATCTACGATGGATTCGAGTGATGTATCAACGGAGAAACGCCAAGGACGCGCCCGCCGGACCATCCATCAGGATACCGCGCTCGACATAGAGACCGAGGTCATCGAACAGGTGCGTGAGAGTCAGACTCACCGTCATAGCCAGCACCAGGAAGAGTCGCGACGGATCTATCCGACCTCGCCGCCTAAACCTGACTACACCAAGAAGAAGGAGTGA
- a CDS encoding VirD4-like conjugal transfer protein, CD1115 family, whose translation MTPILKEGLLAGAAIPTLSPSLFVEVSLPSSTVLVGLMAFSLFIGLVVFGKIWLNFRDLRNNQKGSARFTSFDELKQQYRRVPDRKKRYDGSGGVPVGRVKNELFIDDSPVNNLVIGTTRSGKGETFVFSTIDLYSRARDQASLIINDPKGELFAASKETLEQRGYQVEVLNLMNPLQSMSYNLLQLTIDAFLEENYSLAQQYARSVAFMLYHDPKARDPFWANSSIDLCTALILGLCEEAKDTPEKINMYNVALMLSDLGSRTVVTRQGQEISALDEFFQRFPENHPARLQFATLHFSGGQTRASILANTNAKLGIFTLNGTGKLTSMNSLDMRRIGFNRWISGRTEPLTRLTFKFPDGTSHSLTTDDDGSFIVYHTSSLQSGNTVQISTESGTSTIQLEAQDEETGQFDCSIDGSIQIREVMHQLQPVAVFLIVPDYDPTFNVIASLYIKQVYTALARVASQTIQGKCERQVVFLLDEFGNMPPIEGMANIITVCLGRNMRFNLVIQAYSQLENLYGEDWKTIDGNCGNTHYLLTADESTAELISKKLGEATIVTKSRSGQTFSLKKSKTENVDGRRLMTATEVMGLKEGEMLIIRVIKRQDTKKRRIKSYPIFLSGKTAMKYRYEYLADDFDTDRSLHDIDIPCRHAGLDFEQIRIRFAKKEDETDTNAPSNQDDKSLTVRDVLQDSILRSMFEGHDIGGLSLPEFETNLNLGIYNVTDSQKSFLSTMIAKRLEKLKQGTP comes from the coding sequence CTTCACGTCGTTCGATGAATTGAAGCAACAGTACCGTCGCGTCCCGGACCGGAAGAAACGCTATGACGGATCAGGCGGTGTCCCCGTCGGGCGGGTCAAGAACGAGCTGTTCATCGATGATTCGCCCGTCAACAACCTCGTCATCGGGACGACCCGATCCGGGAAGGGCGAGACGTTCGTCTTCTCGACAATCGACCTGTACAGCCGGGCGCGTGACCAAGCGAGCCTAATCATCAACGACCCGAAAGGCGAACTCTTCGCCGCCTCGAAGGAGACGCTCGAGCAACGCGGCTATCAGGTCGAGGTGTTGAACCTGATGAACCCGCTCCAATCAATGTCGTACAACCTGTTGCAACTGACGATCGACGCATTTCTCGAGGAGAACTATTCGCTCGCCCAACAGTATGCGCGCTCGGTCGCGTTCATGTTGTACCATGACCCGAAGGCACGTGACCCGTTCTGGGCCAACTCGTCGATCGACCTGTGTACGGCGCTCATCCTCGGGCTCTGTGAGGAGGCGAAGGACACGCCGGAGAAGATCAACATGTACAACGTCGCCCTCATGCTCTCGGACCTCGGCTCACGGACGGTCGTGACGCGACAAGGACAGGAAATCTCGGCACTCGACGAATTCTTTCAGCGGTTCCCGGAGAACCACCCGGCCCGGCTTCAATTCGCGACGCTTCACTTCTCCGGAGGCCAGACACGGGCAAGTATCCTGGCCAATACGAACGCGAAGCTCGGCATCTTCACCTTGAACGGGACCGGAAAGCTGACGTCGATGAACTCGCTCGACATGCGACGCATCGGATTCAACCGCTGGATTAGTGGACGGACTGAACCTTTGACACGACTCACGTTCAAATTCCCCGATGGGACAAGCCATTCGCTCACGACCGATGACGATGGCAGCTTCATCGTGTATCATACGTCGTCACTTCAATCTGGAAACACCGTTCAAATCTCGACCGAGTCAGGTACTTCAACGATTCAGTTGGAAGCGCAGGACGAGGAAACCGGACAATTCGATTGCTCTATCGACGGTTCTATCCAAATCCGTGAGGTGATGCATCAACTCCAACCTGTGGCGGTGTTCCTGATTGTCCCGGACTATGATCCGACATTCAATGTCATCGCATCCCTTTATATCAAACAGGTGTACACGGCGCTCGCCCGGGTCGCCTCGCAGACTATACAAGGCAAATGCGAGCGTCAGGTCGTCTTCTTACTCGATGAATTCGGCAACATGCCGCCGATTGAAGGCATGGCCAACATCATCACCGTCTGTCTCGGGCGCAACATGCGCTTCAATCTCGTCATCCAAGCCTATTCCCAACTCGAGAACCTATACGGAGAGGATTGGAAGACAATCGACGGAAACTGCGGGAACACGCACTACCTGTTGACCGCGGACGAGTCGACCGCCGAACTGATCTCAAAGAAGCTCGGTGAGGCGACCATCGTCACGAAATCGCGGTCCGGTCAAACGTTCTCGCTCAAGAAATCGAAGACGGAGAACGTGGACGGCCGTCGGCTCATGACGGCGACCGAGGTCATGGGACTCAAAGAGGGCGAGATGCTCATCATCCGTGTCATCAAGCGTCAGGACACGAAGAAACGACGCATAAAGTCGTATCCGATCTTTCTGAGCGGCAAAACTGCGATGAAGTACCGCTACGAATACCTGGCGGACGATTTCGACACGGACCGTTCCCTGCATGATATCGACATCCCCTGCCGTCACGCAGGTCTCGACTTCGAGCAAATCCGTATCCGTTTCGCGAAGAAAGAAGACGAGACGGATACCAACGCGCCTTCGAATCAGGACGACAAGTCCTTGACGGTACGTGACGTGCTGCAGGACAGCATCCTCCGCTCGATGTTCGAAGGGCATGACATCGGAGGCCTTTCCCTCCCTGAGTTCGAGACGAACCTGAACCTAGGTATTTACAACGTCACCGACAGCCAGAAGAGCTTTTTGAGCACGATGATCGCGAAACGACTCGAGAAACTGAAGCAAGGTACACCGTAG
- a CDS encoding DUF5592 family protein, with protein sequence MRKYRIPNEVTTELKINKMLYLHDFLFLVGLIVLRLVTLPFIPSVLHIPFTVFLVVFGLFMVLRPATNPQKRMVHALYYALIKRKDTYLALDAHTKGRD encoded by the coding sequence ATGCGCAAATACCGGATCCCGAACGAGGTCACGACCGAGCTCAAGATCAACAAGATGCTCTATCTGCATGATTTCCTATTCCTCGTCGGGCTCATCGTGCTCCGCCTCGTGACGCTCCCGTTCATCCCGTCGGTGCTGCACATTCCGTTCACGGTATTTCTCGTCGTCTTCGGGCTGTTCATGGTGCTCCGGCCGGCGACGAACCCGCAGAAGCGGATGGTCCATGCGCTCTATTACGCGCTCATCAAACGGAAAGACACCTATCTCGCACTCGACGCGCACACGAAAGGACGTGATTGA